A single Cupriavidus sp. D39 DNA region contains:
- a CDS encoding shikimate kinase, which yields MTVTRPNLFFVGLMGAGKTTVGRTVARRLNYPFFDSDHELEARCGVRIPIIFEHEGEAGFRDREAQAIDELTQRRGIVLATGGGAVLRPENRAHLKARGTVVYLRASPHDLWLRTRHDRNRPLLQTEDPKGRLETLYGERDPLYREVADFIIETGKPSVAQLANMVLMQLEMAGFTVAAEEPEGADGECADNLPAQDQNHNDHP from the coding sequence GTGACAGTCACCCGCCCGAACCTTTTCTTTGTCGGCCTGATGGGTGCCGGCAAGACCACCGTCGGCCGCACCGTGGCCCGGCGCCTGAACTACCCGTTCTTCGATTCGGATCACGAACTCGAGGCGCGTTGCGGCGTGCGCATCCCGATCATCTTCGAGCACGAGGGCGAAGCGGGCTTTCGCGACCGCGAGGCGCAGGCGATCGACGAGCTTACCCAGCGCCGCGGCATCGTGCTGGCCACCGGCGGCGGCGCCGTGCTGCGCCCGGAGAATCGGGCGCACCTGAAGGCGCGCGGCACCGTGGTCTACCTGCGCGCCAGCCCGCACGACCTGTGGCTGCGCACCCGTCACGACCGCAATCGCCCGCTGCTGCAGACCGAAGACCCCAAGGGACGGCTGGAAACGCTCTATGGCGAGCGCGACCCGCTTTACCGCGAGGTGGCGGATTTCATCATCGAAACCGGCAAGCCTTCGGTAGCGCAGCTTGCTAATATGGTGTTGATGCAACTTGAAATGGCCGGTTTCACCGTTGCTGCCGAAGAGCCCGAAGGGGCGGACGGCGAGTGCGCGGACAACCTCCCGGCGCAGGACCAGAATCACAATGATCACCCTTGA
- the aroB gene encoding 3-dehydroquinate synthase yields MITLEVSLGERSYPIHIGTGLLDQTELFRPHVRGQHAVIVTNETVGPLYAARVQASLAALGKTVRTVTLPDGEAFKQWETLNLIFGALLSAGADRKTTLIALGGGVVGDMTGFAAACYMRGVPFVQVPTTLLSQVDSSVGGKTGINHPLGKNMIGAFHQPNAVIADIDTLRTLPERELAAGLAEVIKHGAMADAEYFGWIERNIRALNACDPDIMALAVKRSCEIKAAVVAQDEREGGLRAMLNFGHTFGHAIEAGMGYGEWLHGEAVGCGMVMAADLSHRLGFIDIETRARVVQLIRAAMLPVVAPELGTDRYIELMKVDKKAEAGSIKFILLRKLGAAFITTVPDPDLRATLQHAVLRPPTEAPVA; encoded by the coding sequence ATGATCACCCTTGAAGTCAGCCTTGGGGAGCGCAGCTACCCCATCCATATCGGCACCGGCCTGCTCGACCAGACTGAGTTGTTCCGCCCCCATGTGCGTGGCCAGCATGCCGTCATCGTCACCAATGAGACCGTAGGGCCGCTATACGCAGCCCGTGTCCAGGCCAGCCTGGCGGCGCTCGGCAAGACCGTGCGCACCGTGACCCTGCCCGACGGCGAAGCCTTCAAGCAGTGGGAAACGCTCAACCTGATCTTCGGCGCGCTGCTGAGCGCGGGCGCTGACCGCAAGACCACGCTGATCGCCCTGGGCGGCGGCGTGGTGGGCGACATGACCGGGTTTGCCGCCGCCTGCTACATGCGCGGCGTGCCATTCGTGCAGGTGCCCACGACCCTGCTGTCGCAGGTGGATTCGTCGGTGGGCGGCAAGACCGGCATCAACCACCCGCTCGGCAAGAACATGATCGGCGCCTTCCACCAGCCTAATGCGGTGATTGCCGACATCGACACCTTGCGCACGCTGCCGGAGCGCGAACTCGCGGCGGGCCTGGCCGAAGTGATCAAGCACGGCGCCATGGCCGATGCCGAGTATTTCGGCTGGATCGAGCGCAATATCCGCGCGCTCAACGCCTGTGATCCCGACATCATGGCGCTGGCGGTCAAGCGTTCCTGCGAGATCAAGGCCGCCGTGGTGGCCCAGGACGAGCGCGAGGGCGGTCTGCGCGCCATGCTTAACTTTGGCCACACATTCGGCCACGCCATCGAGGCGGGCATGGGCTACGGCGAATGGCTGCACGGCGAGGCCGTGGGTTGCGGCATGGTGATGGCGGCGGATCTGTCGCACCGGCTCGGCTTCATCGATATCGAAACGCGCGCGCGCGTTGTGCAGCTCATCCGCGCCGCCATGCTGCCGGTGGTCGCGCCGGAACTTGGCACCGACCGCTACATCGAACTGATGAAAGTGGACAAGAAGGCAGAAGCCGGCAGCATCAAGTTCATCCTGCTCAGGAAGCTGGGCGCAGCCTTCATCACCACCGTGCCGGACCCTGACTTGCGCGCTACCTTGCAGCACGCGGTGCTCAGGCCGCCTACCGAGGCGCCGGTCGCCTGA
- a CDS encoding glutamate synthase subunit beta, whose protein sequence is MGKATGFLEFPRQNEGYEPVTKRVKHYKEFVFALSDSEAKIQGARCMDCGIPFCNNGCPVNNIIPDFNDLVYRQDWKSAIEVLHQTNNFPEFTGRICPAPCEAACTLGINEAPVGIKSIEHAIIDKAWEEGWVAPQPPKHKTGKTVAVVGSGPAGMAVAQQLARAGHDVTVFEKNDRIGGLLRYGIPDFKLEKWLIDRRMEQMQAEGVTFRAGVMVTDGELPAGIKNYARETISAQALQDQFDAVVLAGGSEVPRDLPVPGRDLDGIHYALEFLIPQNKEVAGDEPNALRADGKHVIVIGGGDTGSDCVGTSNRHGAESIIQFELLPQPPEEENKALVWPYWPIKLRTSSSHDEGCSRDWSVATKEFIGENGKITALKACRVEWKDGKMQEVPDSEFILKADLVLLAMGFTNPVGSLLSAFGVDTDARKNARASTEGDRAYHTNVPKVFAAGDVRRGQSLVVWAIREGRQAARSVDAFLMGHSELPR, encoded by the coding sequence ATGGGTAAGGCGACTGGCTTTCTCGAATTTCCGCGCCAGAACGAAGGTTACGAGCCCGTAACCAAGCGCGTGAAGCACTACAAGGAATTCGTATTCGCGCTGTCCGACAGCGAAGCGAAGATCCAGGGCGCGCGCTGCATGGACTGCGGCATTCCGTTCTGCAACAACGGCTGCCCGGTCAACAACATCATTCCTGACTTCAACGACCTGGTTTACCGCCAGGACTGGAAGTCGGCGATCGAGGTGCTGCACCAGACCAACAACTTCCCCGAGTTCACGGGCCGCATCTGCCCGGCACCGTGCGAGGCGGCCTGCACGCTGGGCATCAATGAAGCACCGGTCGGCATCAAGTCGATCGAGCACGCCATCATCGACAAGGCCTGGGAAGAAGGCTGGGTTGCCCCGCAACCGCCCAAGCACAAGACCGGCAAGACCGTTGCCGTGGTCGGCTCCGGCCCCGCAGGCATGGCCGTCGCCCAGCAGCTGGCACGCGCCGGCCACGACGTGACCGTGTTCGAGAAGAACGACCGCATCGGTGGCCTGCTGCGCTACGGCATCCCCGACTTCAAGCTCGAGAAGTGGCTGATCGACCGCCGCATGGAGCAGATGCAGGCCGAAGGCGTGACCTTCCGTGCCGGCGTGATGGTGACCGACGGCGAACTGCCGGCCGGCATCAAGAACTATGCGCGTGAAACCATCTCGGCCCAGGCCCTGCAAGACCAGTTCGACGCCGTGGTGCTGGCGGGTGGCTCGGAAGTGCCGCGGGACCTGCCGGTGCCGGGGCGCGACCTCGACGGCATTCACTACGCGCTGGAATTCCTGATCCCGCAGAACAAGGAAGTGGCCGGCGACGAGCCCAACGCGCTGCGCGCCGATGGCAAGCACGTGATCGTGATCGGCGGCGGTGACACCGGCTCCGACTGCGTGGGCACCTCGAACCGCCACGGCGCGGAATCGATCATCCAGTTCGAGCTGCTGCCGCAGCCGCCGGAAGAAGAGAACAAGGCGCTGGTGTGGCCGTACTGGCCGATCAAGCTGCGCACCTCGTCCTCGCACGACGAAGGCTGCAGCCGCGACTGGTCGGTGGCCACCAAGGAATTCATCGGCGAGAACGGCAAGATCACCGCGCTGAAGGCCTGCCGCGTCGAGTGGAAGGACGGCAAGATGCAGGAAGTGCCGGACAGCGAGTTCATCCTCAAGGCTGACCTCGTGCTGCTGGCCATGGGCTTCACCAACCCGGTGGGCTCGCTGCTCTCCGCCTTCGGCGTGGACACCGACGCGCGCAAGAACGCCCGTGCCAGCACCGAAGGCGATCGCGCTTACCACACCAACGTGCCCAAGGTGTTCGCCGCCGGCGACGTGCGCCGCGGCCAGTCGCTGGTGGTGTGGGCGATCCGCGAAGGCCGCCAGGCCGCGCGTTCGGTCGATGCCTTCCTGATGGGGCATTCGGAACTGCCGCGCTGA
- a CDS encoding deoxyguanosinetriphosphate triphosphohydrolase produces MTDLESHLAPYAARSAQTLGRVHAEPASSSRTEFQRDRDRVIHSTAFRRLEYKTQVFVNHEGDLFRTRLTHSLEVAQIARSIARNLRLNEDLVEAISLAHDLGHTPFGHAGQDALNNCMKNHGGFEHNLQSLLVVDELEERYGGFNGLNLTFETREGVLKHCSRVNASALGELGRRFLEGTQPSLEAQLANLADEIAYNNHDIDDGLRSGLLTLEQMDEVPMWGRHRAEAMAAFPGINGRRVINETVRRMINTLIVDLIETTSQNIAAANPRSIEAVRAAGPMVAFSAPVREEAAALKRFLFRHLYRHYLVMRMSSKAQRIITDLFDVFMADPRLLPPQYQAGQGRDQSRLISHYIAGMTDRYAIREHRRIFAVDEGS; encoded by the coding sequence ATGACCGACCTCGAAAGCCATCTCGCTCCCTATGCCGCCCGCTCCGCGCAGACACTTGGGCGGGTACACGCCGAACCGGCCTCGTCCTCGCGCACGGAGTTCCAGCGCGACCGCGACCGCGTCATCCATAGCACGGCCTTCCGGCGGCTCGAGTACAAGACCCAGGTCTTCGTCAACCATGAAGGTGACCTGTTCCGCACCCGGCTCACCCATAGCCTGGAAGTGGCGCAGATTGCGCGCTCCATCGCCCGCAACCTGCGCCTGAACGAGGACCTGGTCGAAGCCATCTCGCTGGCGCACGACCTGGGCCACACGCCCTTCGGCCATGCCGGCCAGGATGCGCTGAACAACTGCATGAAGAACCACGGCGGCTTCGAGCACAACCTGCAGAGCCTGTTGGTGGTGGATGAGCTGGAGGAGCGCTATGGCGGCTTCAACGGGCTCAACCTGACCTTCGAGACGCGCGAGGGCGTGCTCAAGCATTGCTCGCGCGTCAATGCCTCTGCGCTTGGCGAACTGGGCCGGCGCTTCCTGGAGGGGACGCAGCCCTCGCTGGAGGCTCAACTGGCCAACCTGGCCGACGAGATCGCCTACAACAACCACGATATCGACGACGGCCTGCGCTCCGGGCTGCTCACGCTCGAGCAGATGGACGAAGTGCCAATGTGGGGGCGCCACCGGGCCGAGGCGATGGCGGCGTTTCCCGGCATCAACGGGCGGCGCGTGATCAACGAGACCGTGCGCCGCATGATCAACACGCTGATCGTCGACCTGATCGAAACCACCAGCCAGAACATTGCCGCCGCCAACCCGCGCAGCATCGAGGCCGTGCGGGCCGCGGGCCCGATGGTGGCCTTCAGCGCGCCGGTGCGCGAGGAAGCGGCGGCGCTCAAGCGCTTCTTGTTCCGCCATCTCTATCGCCATTACCTGGTGATGCGCATGTCCTCCAAGGCCCAGCGCATCATCACCGACCTGTTCGATGTCTTCATGGCCGATCCGCGCCTGCTGCCGCCGCAGTACCAGGCGGGGCAGGGCCGCGACCAGTCCCGGCTGATCTCGCACTACATTGCCGGCATGACCGACCGCTATGCGATCCGGGAGCACCGCCGCATATTTGCAGTCGACGAAGGAAGCTAG
- a CDS encoding GNAT family N-acetyltransferase, which translates to MREYTLRPMRATDLPAVLEIQAKCYRGMLLESAAALGSRLALSPATCWVAAEQEGKLAAYLFTHMWPRDSLPALDDVLERHWERGGEPASTLTWFVHDMAVAPAGQGKGLAPALYAAARAPALDAGLRSSRLVAVQSAAAWWRRLGYENLTPASAALSAKLSAYGDDAVLMGSALQPG; encoded by the coding sequence ATGCGTGAATACACTCTGCGGCCCATGCGGGCCACCGACCTGCCCGCCGTGCTGGAAATCCAGGCCAAGTGCTATCGCGGGATGCTGCTGGAATCCGCCGCGGCGCTGGGCAGCCGCCTGGCGCTGTCGCCCGCCACGTGCTGGGTGGCTGCCGAGCAGGAAGGCAAATTGGCAGCCTACCTGTTTACCCATATGTGGCCGCGGGACAGCCTGCCAGCACTCGACGACGTGCTGGAGCGGCATTGGGAGCGCGGTGGCGAGCCGGCCAGCACGCTGACCTGGTTCGTGCACGACATGGCGGTGGCGCCCGCCGGCCAGGGCAAGGGCCTGGCGCCAGCGCTCTACGCTGCTGCCCGTGCGCCCGCGCTCGATGCCGGATTGCGCTCGTCGCGGCTGGTCGCCGTGCAATCGGCGGCGGCTTGGTGGCGCAGACTCGGGTACGAGAATTTGACGCCCGCCAGCGCTGCCCTGTCCGCCAAACTGTCGGCTTACGGCGACGACGCCGTGCTGATGGGCAGCGCGCTGCAGCCAGGCTGA
- a CDS encoding glutamate synthase-related protein, with amino-acid sequence MAQAQAAEPAAATYAPASRPQAQGMYDPANEKDACGVGMVAHIKGKKSHEIVQQGLKILENLDHRGAVGADALMGDGAGILIQIPDQFYREDMAKQGVTLPPSGEYGVGMIFLPKEHASRLACEQELERTVRLEGQVVLGWRDVPVDAAMPMSPTVRTTEPVIRQIFIGRGRDIMTTDALERKLYVIRKTASHAIQALKLKHGKEYFVPSMSARTVVYKGLLLATQVGEYYLDLQDPRAVSALALVHQRFSTNTFPAWELAHPYRMVAHNGEINTVKGNVNWVNARTGAISSPVLGDDLPKLWPLIYPGQSDTASFDNCLELLTMAGYPLVHAMMMMIPEAWEQHTMMDDNRRAFYEYHAAMMEPWDGPAAICFTDGRQIGATLDRNGLRPARFYVTEDDIVVLASEAGVLPFPESRIVQKWRLQPGKMFLIDMEQGRIIDDKELKDNLANAKPYKSWIDAVRIKLDELDAKPEDVAAEKKPDARLLDRQQAFGYTQEDVKFLMAPMALAGEEATGSMGNDSPLAVLSSKNKTLYHYFKQLFAQVTNPPIDPIRENMVMSLVSFIGPKPNLLELNNINPPMRLEVSQPVLDFKDIAKIRNIEHYTGGKFRSYELNICYPQAWGKEGIEARLASLCAEAVDAVRSGYNILIVSDRRVDAEHVAIPALLATSAIHHHLVDKGLRTSAGLVVETGTAREVHHFALLGGYGAEAVHPYLAMETLADMAQGLSGDLSPEKAVKNFVKAIGKGLQKVMSKMGISTYMSYTGAQIFEAIGLSRELVQKYFHGTASNVEGIGIFEVAEEALRLHQDAFGDNPVLETMLETGGEYAYRVRGEAHMWTPDSVAKLQHAVRADDGKGAYQTYKEYANIINDQSRRRTTLRGLFEFKVDPTRAIALEEVEPAKEIVKRFATGAMSLGSISTEAHATLAVAMNRIGGKSNTGEGGEDEKRYRNELRGIPIKQGDTMQGLLGSEAVVRDQELQAGDSLRSKIKQVASGRFGVTAEYLASADQIQIKMAQGAKPGEGGQLPGHKVSDYIGKLRYSVPGVGLISPPPHHDIYSIEDLAQLIHDLKNVNPASDISVKLVSEVGVGTVAAGVAKAKADHVVIAGHDGGTGASPLSSIKHAGTPWELGLAETQQTLMLNGLRNRIRVQADGQMKTGRDVVIGALLGADEFGFATAPLVAEGCIMMRKCHLNTCPVGVATQDPALRAKFQGKPEHVVNFFFFIAEEAREIMAQLGIRTFDELIGRADLLDTKPGIEHWKARGLDFTRVFYQAPFPAELPRFHTDVQDHGLSLEAGKALDHVLIAKARPAIDKGERVSFIQPVKNVNRTVGAMLSGVVAKQYGHEGLPDDTIHIQLQGTAGQSFGAFLAHGVTLDLVGDGNDYVGKGLSGGRVIVRAPHEFRGDPTRNIIVGNTVLYGAIAGEAFFNGVAGERFAVRNSGAAAVVEGTGDHGCEYMTGGTVVVLGGTGRNFAAGMSGGMAYVYDEDGLFDKRCNTSMVALETVLAAADQEKGQSAASWHKVNGQRQLDEVILKGLIEQHFRFTGSERAKALLADWATARRKFVKVFPTEYKRALGEMYAKEQEARDSDREAIAA; translated from the coding sequence ATGGCCCAAGCGCAGGCCGCAGAGCCTGCTGCCGCCACGTACGCGCCTGCCTCGCGTCCGCAAGCCCAGGGCATGTACGACCCCGCCAATGAAAAAGACGCCTGCGGCGTCGGCATGGTTGCCCATATCAAGGGCAAGAAGAGCCATGAGATCGTCCAGCAAGGCCTGAAGATCCTGGAGAACCTGGATCACCGCGGCGCGGTCGGCGCCGATGCGCTGATGGGCGACGGTGCCGGTATCCTGATCCAGATCCCTGACCAGTTCTACCGCGAAGACATGGCCAAGCAGGGCGTGACCCTGCCGCCGTCCGGCGAGTACGGCGTTGGCATGATCTTCCTGCCGAAGGAGCACGCCTCCCGCCTGGCCTGCGAGCAAGAGCTCGAGCGCACCGTGCGCCTGGAAGGCCAGGTCGTGCTGGGCTGGCGCGATGTGCCGGTGGACGCCGCCATGCCGATGTCGCCGACGGTGCGCACCACCGAGCCGGTGATCCGCCAGATCTTCATCGGGCGCGGCCGCGACATCATGACCACGGACGCGCTGGAACGTAAGCTCTACGTGATCCGCAAGACCGCCAGCCACGCCATCCAGGCGCTCAAGCTCAAGCACGGCAAGGAGTACTTCGTGCCGTCGATGTCGGCGCGCACGGTGGTGTACAAGGGCCTGCTGCTGGCAACGCAAGTCGGCGAGTACTACCTGGACCTGCAGGACCCGCGCGCCGTCTCGGCCCTGGCCTTGGTGCACCAGCGTTTCTCCACCAACACCTTCCCGGCCTGGGAGCTGGCCCACCCGTACCGCATGGTCGCCCACAACGGCGAAATCAACACGGTCAAGGGCAATGTGAACTGGGTCAACGCACGGACCGGCGCCATCTCGTCGCCGGTGCTGGGCGACGACCTGCCCAAGCTGTGGCCGCTGATCTATCCCGGCCAGTCGGACACCGCATCGTTCGACAATTGCCTCGAACTGTTGACGATGGCCGGCTACCCGCTCGTCCACGCCATGATGATGATGATCCCGGAAGCCTGGGAACAGCACACCATGATGGACGACAACCGCCGCGCCTTCTACGAGTACCACGCTGCCATGATGGAGCCGTGGGACGGCCCCGCCGCGATCTGCTTCACCGATGGCCGCCAGATCGGCGCCACGCTGGACCGTAACGGCCTGCGTCCGGCACGTTTCTACGTGACCGAGGATGACATCGTGGTGCTGGCTTCGGAAGCCGGCGTGCTGCCCTTCCCCGAGTCGCGCATCGTGCAGAAATGGCGCCTGCAGCCGGGCAAGATGTTCCTGATCGACATGGAGCAAGGCCGCATCATCGACGACAAGGAGCTCAAGGACAACCTGGCCAACGCCAAGCCGTACAAGAGCTGGATCGACGCCGTGCGCATCAAGCTCGATGAGCTGGATGCCAAGCCCGAGGACGTGGCTGCCGAGAAGAAGCCGGACGCACGCCTGCTGGATCGCCAGCAAGCCTTCGGCTATACGCAGGAGGACGTCAAGTTCCTGATGGCGCCGATGGCGCTGGCCGGCGAGGAAGCCACCGGCTCGATGGGCAATGACAGCCCGCTGGCCGTGCTGTCGTCCAAGAACAAGACGCTGTATCACTACTTCAAGCAGCTGTTCGCCCAGGTCACCAACCCGCCGATCGACCCGATCCGCGAAAACATGGTGATGTCGCTGGTGTCCTTCATCGGACCCAAGCCCAACCTGCTCGAGCTCAACAACATCAACCCGCCGATGCGCCTCGAAGTGTCCCAGCCCGTGCTGGACTTCAAGGACATCGCCAAGATCCGCAACATCGAGCACTACACCGGCGGCAAGTTCCGTTCGTATGAACTGAACATCTGCTATCCGCAGGCATGGGGCAAGGAAGGCATCGAAGCCCGCCTGGCCTCGCTGTGCGCGGAAGCCGTGGATGCCGTGCGCTCGGGCTACAACATCCTGATCGTGTCGGACCGCCGCGTCGATGCCGAGCACGTGGCCATTCCCGCGCTGCTGGCAACGTCGGCCATCCACCATCACCTGGTGGACAAGGGCCTGCGCACCTCGGCCGGCCTGGTGGTGGAAACCGGCACGGCGCGCGAGGTGCATCACTTCGCCCTGCTGGGTGGCTACGGCGCCGAAGCCGTGCACCCGTACCTGGCGATGGAAACGCTGGCCGACATGGCGCAAGGCCTGTCCGGCGACCTGTCGCCCGAGAAGGCGGTCAAGAACTTCGTCAAGGCGATCGGCAAGGGCCTGCAGAAGGTGATGTCCAAGATGGGCATCTCCACCTATATGTCGTACACCGGCGCGCAGATCTTCGAAGCCATCGGCCTGTCGCGCGAACTGGTGCAGAAGTACTTCCACGGCACCGCATCGAATGTCGAAGGCATCGGCATCTTCGAAGTGGCCGAGGAAGCGCTGCGCCTGCACCAGGACGCCTTCGGCGACAACCCGGTGCTGGAAACCATGCTGGAGACCGGCGGCGAGTACGCCTACCGCGTTCGCGGCGAAGCGCACATGTGGACCCCTGACTCGGTGGCCAAGCTGCAGCACGCCGTGCGCGCCGACGACGGCAAGGGCGCGTACCAGACGTACAAGGAATACGCCAACATCATCAACGACCAGAGCCGTCGCCGCACGACGCTGCGCGGCCTGTTCGAGTTCAAGGTCGATCCGACCCGCGCCATTGCGCTGGAAGAAGTGGAACCGGCCAAGGAGATCGTCAAGCGTTTCGCCACCGGCGCCATGTCGCTGGGTTCGATCTCTACCGAGGCTCACGCCACGCTGGCCGTCGCGATGAACCGCATCGGCGGCAAGTCGAACACCGGCGAAGGCGGCGAGGACGAGAAGCGCTACCGCAACGAACTGCGCGGCATCCCCATCAAGCAGGGCGATACGATGCAGGGCCTCCTGGGTAGCGAAGCCGTCGTGCGCGACCAGGAACTGCAGGCAGGCGATTCGCTGCGCTCGAAGATCAAGCAGGTGGCATCGGGCCGTTTCGGCGTAACCGCCGAATACCTGGCGTCCGCCGACCAGATCCAGATCAAGATGGCGCAGGGCGCCAAGCCCGGCGAAGGCGGCCAGCTGCCCGGCCACAAGGTCTCGGACTACATCGGCAAGCTGCGTTACTCCGTGCCGGGCGTGGGCCTGATCTCGCCGCCGCCGCACCATGACATCTACTCGATCGAAGATCTGGCACAGCTGATCCACGACCTGAAGAACGTCAACCCGGCGTCCGATATCTCTGTCAAGCTCGTGTCCGAAGTGGGCGTGGGCACCGTGGCCGCGGGCGTGGCCAAGGCCAAGGCCGATCACGTGGTGATTGCCGGCCATGACGGCGGCACCGGCGCTTCGCCGCTGTCGTCGATCAAGCACGCCGGCACGCCGTGGGAGCTGGGTCTCGCCGAGACCCAGCAGACGCTGATGCTCAACGGCTTGCGTAACCGCATCCGCGTGCAGGCCGACGGCCAGATGAAGACCGGCCGCGACGTCGTCATCGGCGCGCTGCTGGGTGCCGACGAGTTCGGCTTCGCTACCGCGCCGCTGGTGGCAGAAGGCTGCATCATGATGCGCAAGTGCCACCTGAATACCTGCCCGGTAGGCGTGGCCACGCAGGATCCGGCGCTGCGCGCGAAGTTCCAGGGCAAGCCCGAACACGTGGTGAACTTCTTCTTCTTCATTGCCGAAGAAGCCCGCGAGATCATGGCGCAACTGGGCATCCGCACGTTCGACGAGCTGATCGGCCGCGCCGACCTGCTCGACACCAAGCCCGGCATCGAGCACTGGAAGGCACGCGGCCTCGATTTCACCCGCGTGTTCTACCAGGCACCGTTCCCCGCCGAGTTGCCGCGTTTCCACACCGACGTGCAGGATCACGGCCTGTCGCTGGAAGCCGGCAAGGCGCTGGACCACGTGCTGATCGCCAAGGCGCGTCCGGCCATCGACAAGGGTGAGCGCGTGTCGTTCATCCAGCCGGTGAAGAACGTCAACCGTACCGTCGGCGCGATGCTCTCGGGCGTGGTGGCCAAGCAGTATGGCCATGAAGGCTTGCCTGACGACACCATTCACATCCAGCTGCAAGGCACCGCAGGCCAGTCCTTCGGCGCTTTCCTGGCGCACGGCGTCACGCTGGACCTGGTTGGCGATGGCAACGACTACGTGGGCAAGGGCCTGTCGGGCGGCCGCGTGATCGTGCGCGCTCCGCACGAGTTCCGCGGCGACCCGACCCGCAACATCATCGTGGGCAACACCGTGCTGTACGGCGCGATTGCCGGCGAAGCCTTCTTCAACGGCGTGGCCGGCGAACGCTTCGCGGTTCGCAACTCCGGCGCCGCCGCGGTAGTGGAAGGCACGGGCGATCATGGTTGCGAGTACATGACCGGCGGCACCGTGGTGGTGCTGGGCGGCACCGGGCGCAATTTCGCGGCCGGCATGTCGGGCGGCATGGCCTACGTCTATGACGAGGACGGCTTGTTCGACAAGCGCTGCAACACCTCGATGGTGGCACTGGAAACCGTGCTGGCCGCGGCGGACCAGGAAAAGGGCCAGTCGGCCGCTTCCTGGCACAAGGTGAACGGCCAGCGCCAGCTGGATGAAGTCATCCTCAAGGGCTTGATCGAGCAGCATTTCCGCTTCACGGGTTCCGAGCGCGCCAAGGCATTGCTGGCCGACTGGGCCACGGCACGCCGCAAGTTCGTCAAGGTCTTCCCGACCGAGTACAAGCGCGCGCTGGGCGAGATGTACGCCAAGGAGCAGGAAGCGAGGGACAGCGACCGGGAAGCCATCGCCGCCTGA